The following nucleotide sequence is from Methanobrevibacter sp..
TTTATCCATTATATATCCACCACATTTTTTGAATTAAAACTATAATGGTTCTTTAATTTTAACATACAAAAATTAAAAACTCACTAATATTAAATTAACAACTTCCCCATATATAAAGAAATAGTAAGAGAGCGTATGAAAAGTATTAATTTTCCAATATTAATATGAAAATCAAAAAGTAATAGTGAATTATAATAATCCCCCATAAATACCTTATAAAAAAAAAGCTTATTTTAAAAAATAACTAATTACATAGACAATTAACAAAAGTACGCCCAACTTTTCGATTCATCCCCGACTTGCAGAAGTCGAGGTATTCTCGAATTTTAAAGATAAAATTTATTTTGCTTTCAGCACCACCCATGTGCCAATAAAAAGTAAACTTATGACCTATTCAACATCAAAACCCTTTTCTATCATGCTGTTTTTAAGAATCTCCATGGCTCTTATCGTATCTTGACCTGAAACCCTCTTAATCATCCGGTTGTTTTCATTAAACCTTCCGACAAAATAATCCTGCTGCTCCTTACTGACAAGGTCAAGTCGAGTATAGTTTGTAAGGCATTCCAGAAGCGCAAAAACTCCACGATTTAAAGCCTTTGCACATGGATGGTTCTTGACGATTTCCACAACATCACTGCTTATGATATAAGCCTCTCCATTTGATGTCACATGGTCTTTAATCGGATCCATTTTTCTAATGTCTGTGACCTCACAAATGATATATGCTTCTGCATTTTTCAATATAGCA
It contains:
- a CDS encoding DUF447 domain-containing protein — translated: MDDKMAMDLTDIGIEEGQKYEGIYTTMSKDGVKNAAPIGIVCKGKDKLGCRLFVGTKTLKNIMETRKYVVNITFDPINFVNSTIGNLEIDEFTDDEDIAILKNAEAYIICEVTDIRKMDPIKDHVTSNGEAYIISSDVVEIVKNHPCAKALNRGVFALLECLTNYTRLDLVSKEQQDYFVGRFNENNRMIKRVSGQDTIRAMEILKNSMIEKGFDVE